The following proteins are encoded in a genomic region of Galbibacter sp. BG1:
- the gap gene encoding type I glyceraldehyde-3-phosphate dehydrogenase, whose product MKKTSIAINGFGRIGRTVFRLLLDHPEIEVVAINDLADTKTLSHLLKYDSIHGVLPKTVTYDRDHIIVEDKKFPLINCSSLNSISWKKFNVDIVIEATGKFKTREQLQHHLLGGAKKVILSVPAEDDSIKMVVLGVNEHILDGSENIISNASCTTNNAAPMIKVIKELCGIEQAYITTVHSYTSDQSLHDQPHRDLRRARAASQSIVPTTTGAAKALTSVFPELSDVIGGCGIRVPVPDGSLTDITFNVKKETSIAEVNEAFKNASQGSLKNILSYTEDPIVSVDIINNPYSCTFDAQMTSVIGKMVKIIGWYDNEYGYSSRIVDLIHLIK is encoded by the coding sequence TTGAAAAAAACCAGCATTGCCATCAATGGCTTCGGAAGAATAGGTCGTACTGTTTTTAGACTCCTTCTCGATCATCCCGAAATTGAAGTTGTAGCCATCAATGATTTGGCAGATACAAAAACGTTAAGTCACCTCTTAAAATACGATAGTATTCATGGGGTATTGCCAAAGACCGTAACATACGATCGGGATCATATTATTGTTGAGGACAAGAAATTTCCATTAATAAATTGCAGTTCACTAAATTCCATCAGTTGGAAAAAGTTCAATGTAGACATTGTTATTGAAGCTACAGGAAAGTTTAAGACGAGGGAACAGTTGCAGCACCATCTTTTAGGCGGTGCCAAAAAAGTAATTCTATCCGTTCCCGCCGAAGATGACTCCATTAAAATGGTGGTTTTGGGCGTTAACGAACATATCTTGGACGGTTCAGAAAACATTATCTCCAATGCCTCCTGCACTACCAATAATGCGGCGCCGATGATAAAGGTAATAAAAGAACTTTGCGGAATTGAACAAGCTTATATCACTACCGTCCATTCGTATACTTCCGACCAAAGTTTGCACGACCAGCCCCACAGGGATTTAAGAAGAGCTCGTGCTGCCAGTCAATCCATTGTGCCTACTACAACCGGTGCAGCCAAGGCATTAACAAGCGTATTCCCAGAACTTAGTGATGTTATTGGAGGTTGTGGCATTAGGGTTCCAGTACCAGATGGCTCCCTTACCGATATTACTTTCAACGTAAAAAAAGAAACTTCCATTGCTGAAGTGAACGAGGCTTTTAAAAATGCTTCTCAAGGCTCCTTAAAAAATATTTTATCATATACGGAAGATCCTATTGTTTCAGTAGATATAATTAATAATCCATATTCCTGCACTTTCGATGCCCAAATGACCTCGGTAATCGGGAAAATGGTAAAAATAATCGGTTGGTACGACAATGAATATGGATATAGTAGCCGTATTGTCGATTTAATTCATCTTATTAAATAG